The following proteins are encoded in a genomic region of Grus americana isolate bGruAme1 chromosome 5, bGruAme1.mat, whole genome shotgun sequence:
- the INF2 gene encoding inverted formin-2 isoform X5 produces the protein MSIKKEGAHKKWAALKEKLGPQETDQSEANLENAEPELCIRLLQMPSVVNYSGLKKRLENSDDAWMVQFLELCGLDLLLEALDRLSGRGVARISDALLQLTCINCVRAVMNSHKGIEYIVSNEGYVRKLFQALDTTNVMVKKQVFELLAALCIYSSDGHALALDALDHYKSVKNQQYRFSVIMNELSNTDNVPYMVTLLSAINAIILGKEELRTRTQIRNEFIGLQLLDILDKLR, from the exons ATGTCAATCAAAAAGGAAGGTGCCCACAAGAAGTGGGCTGCCCTGAAGGAGAAACTCGGACCCCAGGAGACCGACCAGTCTGAGGCCAACCTGGAAAATGCAGAGCCGGAGCTGTGCATCCGTCTCCTGCAAATGCCATCAGTGGTGAACTACTCCGGGCTGAAGAAGCGGCTGGAGAACAGCGACGATGCCTGGATGGTCCAGTTCCTGGAGCTGTGCGGGCTGGACCTCCTTCTGGAGGCCCTCGACAGGCTGTCCGGGCGAGGAGTGGCCAGGATTTCTGATGCCTTGCTTCAGCTCACCTGCATTAACTGTGTGCGAGCAGTCATGAACTCCCACAAAGGCATCGAATACATTGTGAGCAACGAGGGCTACGTCAGAAAACTCTTCCAAG caCTTGACACAACTAATGTCATGGTCAAAAAGCAAGTATTTGAGCTCCTGGCTGCACTATGCATTTACTCATCAGATGGCCACGCTTTGGCTTTGGATGCCCTGGACCATTACAAG AGTGTGAAGAACCAGCAGTATCGATTCAGCGTCATAATGAACGAGCTCTCCAACACAGATAATGTGCCGTACATGGTGACACTGCTGAGTGCTATCAACGCCATCATACTGGGGAAAGAAGAGCTAAGAACAAGGACACAAATCAGAAATGAGTTTATAG GGCTTCAGCTGTTGGATATTTTAGACAAGCTAAGGTAA